In Litorimonas taeanensis, one DNA window encodes the following:
- the putA gene encoding bifunctional proline dehydrogenase/L-glutamate gamma-semialdehyde dehydrogenase PutA has translation MHDLSSLRRKIRETHLTEESQALDKLMSNAAISREERADFTKRAVNLISDIRNDDEPGLMEVFLAEYGLSTDEGVALMCLAEALLRVPDAQTMDDLIEDKIAPSSWGLHLGQSSSPLVNASTWGLMLTGKVLDDDESKGIVKVLHGTIKRLGEPVIRLAVKRAMKEMGNQFVLGQTIVTAYKRGLSKQKKGFTYSYDMLGEAALTSADAHKYFSAYQRAITFLSQKATADDIRQNPGISIKLSALHPRYEVGKKDRVLAELVPDVLTLALMAREANMGLNIDAEEADRLDLSLDVIQAVLSDERLSGWDGFGVVVQAYGKRAPAVIDWLYALSESLGRKIMVRLVKGAYWDTEIKRAQAEGVEDFPVYTDKSGTDVAYICCAKKLLSLTDRIYPQFATHNAHSVSAILSMAKDKTLFEFQALHGMGEVLHRLVLENEGTNCRIYAPVGAHRDLLAYLVRRLLENGANSSFVNQIVDETVTPEEIAADPFETLMADRKAEKRHILKPTDLYAPNRKNSQGWDLHCLHDIAQMDAARSQFKSHKWTAEPILASTFKGAQAVAVINPADMSDDLGHVIDATEADVEAALSAAKPWIDSSPEHRRDVLMKAADLFEENFGEIFALLTREAGKTPADTIAELREAVDFLRYYALDIEKLEIRKGNYGPRGVFACISPWNFPLAIFAGQIAAALAAGNGVIAKPAETTPLIAGLAVKLLHQAGVPKTALQLVPGPGRVVGAKITSDPRINGVCFTGSTATAQHINRAMAEGLDPEAPLIAETGGLNAMIVDSTALPEQAVRDIVASSFQSAGQRCSALRLLYLQEDIAPIFLKMLYGAMDELRLGAPWDLRTDVGPIIDEGAKQKIVNHIQKAKSEGRLLKTIEDPEGGYFVGPSVISVSGLKEMGEEIFGPVLHVTTYKPNKLNAIIDEINDSGFGLTFGLHTRIDDRVEKLTQNLNVGNMYINRNQIGAIVGSQPFGGEGMSGTGPKAGGPHYVKHFTQKPIKRKKKSKIPSDAIRPSTELLQVAIDTLSPRSRMPLETLDLPGPTGESNRLSTYPRGRILCLGPGLPKALKQASIARSKGCSSLIICHGAVMDYAVDGVIDLEQLSELQNFEGVALWGTEAQMRVARKALAARKGPILPILTKSDMIERCIIERHICVDTTASGGNVSLLTGV, from the coding sequence ATGCACGATTTAAGTTCTTTACGTCGTAAAATCAGAGAGACGCACCTGACCGAAGAAAGTCAGGCTTTGGACAAACTCATGTCTAATGCCGCAATTTCACGCGAAGAGAGAGCCGATTTTACAAAACGTGCTGTGAATCTGATTTCAGATATTCGCAATGATGATGAACCAGGTTTGATGGAAGTCTTCTTGGCTGAATATGGTTTGTCGACGGATGAAGGCGTTGCTCTGATGTGTCTCGCCGAGGCGCTTTTACGTGTGCCAGATGCTCAGACGATGGATGATCTTATTGAGGATAAAATTGCCCCATCTTCTTGGGGATTGCATCTAGGGCAATCGTCTTCGCCTCTCGTCAATGCGTCCACTTGGGGGCTGATGCTGACGGGTAAAGTTCTGGATGACGATGAGAGTAAAGGGATCGTCAAAGTTCTTCACGGGACAATTAAACGCCTTGGGGAACCTGTAATTCGATTAGCCGTAAAACGTGCGATGAAAGAAATGGGCAATCAGTTTGTTTTGGGCCAGACGATTGTTACCGCTTATAAACGCGGGCTAAGTAAGCAAAAAAAAGGGTTCACCTATTCATACGATATGTTGGGCGAGGCGGCGCTTACTTCGGCAGATGCTCATAAATATTTTTCAGCCTATCAGCGGGCCATTACGTTTTTAAGCCAAAAGGCGACGGCAGACGATATTCGACAAAACCCCGGTATTTCTATCAAACTCTCTGCGCTTCACCCCCGCTATGAAGTTGGTAAGAAGGACCGCGTTCTCGCTGAGCTTGTTCCTGACGTCTTGACGCTCGCATTGATGGCGCGCGAAGCTAATATGGGGTTAAATATTGACGCCGAAGAAGCTGACCGTTTGGATTTATCACTTGATGTGATTCAAGCGGTTTTATCTGATGAACGATTATCAGGCTGGGATGGGTTCGGTGTTGTTGTGCAGGCTTATGGCAAACGAGCCCCGGCCGTTATTGATTGGCTTTACGCCCTGTCAGAGTCATTAGGCCGTAAAATAATGGTTCGTCTGGTCAAAGGGGCGTATTGGGATACAGAAATTAAACGTGCCCAAGCCGAAGGCGTTGAAGACTTCCCTGTTTATACGGATAAATCAGGAACGGATGTGGCGTATATTTGTTGCGCCAAGAAGCTCTTGTCATTGACCGACCGAATTTATCCGCAATTTGCAACGCATAATGCCCATTCTGTTTCTGCCATACTCTCTATGGCCAAGGACAAGACCTTGTTTGAGTTCCAAGCTCTGCATGGGATGGGGGAAGTCCTGCATCGTCTTGTTTTGGAAAATGAAGGGACGAATTGTCGAATTTATGCACCCGTAGGGGCGCATCGTGACTTATTGGCTTATTTAGTACGGCGTTTATTGGAAAATGGAGCCAATTCCTCTTTCGTCAATCAAATTGTTGATGAAACTGTCACGCCTGAGGAAATTGCGGCTGATCCATTTGAAACGCTTATGGCGGATCGCAAGGCTGAGAAACGTCATATTCTAAAGCCGACTGACCTCTATGCGCCAAACCGCAAAAACTCACAGGGCTGGGATTTGCATTGTTTGCACGATATTGCGCAAATGGATGCGGCGCGGAGTCAATTTAAATCACATAAATGGACGGCTGAGCCCATATTGGCGTCCACATTTAAAGGCGCGCAAGCTGTTGCCGTGATTAACCCTGCTGATATGTCAGATGATCTGGGCCATGTTATCGACGCTACCGAAGCCGATGTAGAGGCGGCGCTGTCTGCGGCAAAGCCTTGGATAGACAGTTCGCCAGAGCATCGACGTGATGTTTTGATGAAAGCGGCCGATCTATTCGAAGAGAATTTTGGCGAAATTTTTGCCTTATTGACGCGCGAAGCGGGTAAAACGCCTGCGGACACGATTGCAGAGCTGCGCGAGGCCGTAGATTTTTTACGGTATTATGCGTTGGACATCGAAAAACTAGAGATTAGAAAAGGCAATTATGGCCCACGTGGTGTATTTGCCTGCATCTCGCCTTGGAATTTTCCTCTGGCAATTTTCGCAGGGCAAATAGCGGCGGCGCTCGCTGCGGGTAACGGCGTTATTGCCAAACCCGCTGAAACTACGCCTTTGATTGCGGGATTGGCGGTTAAGCTGCTTCATCAAGCTGGCGTACCTAAGACGGCTTTACAGCTCGTGCCGGGGCCGGGGCGCGTGGTCGGCGCAAAAATTACGTCTGATCCGCGTATCAATGGTGTTTGTTTTACGGGCTCTACGGCAACAGCGCAGCATATAAACCGCGCTATGGCTGAGGGGCTTGACCCAGAGGCGCCCCTGATTGCTGAAACGGGCGGGCTAAATGCCATGATTGTCGATTCGACGGCTTTACCAGAGCAGGCCGTAAGAGACATTGTGGCTTCTTCTTTTCAATCGGCGGGTCAACGCTGTTCCGCGCTTCGCTTGCTTTATCTCCAAGAAGATATTGCCCCCATCTTTTTAAAGATGCTTTATGGCGCGATGGATGAATTGCGTTTGGGGGCGCCGTGGGATCTACGCACAGATGTAGGGCCGATTATTGATGAGGGCGCAAAGCAGAAAATTGTTAATCATATCCAAAAGGCAAAATCAGAAGGCCGATTGCTCAAAACAATAGAGGATCCCGAAGGCGGTTATTTTGTCGGTCCATCAGTGATTTCTGTTTCGGGTTTGAAAGAGATGGGCGAAGAAATTTTTGGACCCGTTTTGCATGTGACGACATATAAACCGAACAAGCTAAATGCGATTATTGACGAAATAAACGATAGTGGTTTTGGGCTCACTTTTGGCCTGCATACACGTATTGATGACCGCGTTGAAAAACTGACACAAAATTTGAATGTTGGGAACATGTATATCAATCGAAACCAAATTGGGGCGATTGTCGGATCGCAGCCTTTTGGCGGAGAGGGAATGTCTGGAACAGGCCCCAAAGCGGGCGGCCCACACTATGTGAAACATTTCACGCAAAAGCCGATAAAGCGGAAAAAGAAATCGAAAATTCCATCCGATGCAATTCGGCCTTCAACAGAGCTTTTGCAGGTTGCGATTGATACGCTCAGCCCAAGGTCAAGAATGCCTTTAGAGACCCTTGATTTGCCGGGGCCGACAGGGGAGTCAAATCGGCTTTCTACCTATCCTCGGGGACGAATTTTATGCTTGGGGCCGGGCCTACCAAAGGCTTTGAAACAGGCATCCATCGCGCGATCAAAAGGCTGTTCATCTTTGATTATTTGCCATGGCGCCGTGATGGATTACGCCGTTGATGGGGTCATTGATTTGGAGCAGTTATCAGAATTGCAAAATTTTGAAGGCGTAGCTTTATGGGGAACTGAAGCCCAAATGCGGGTGGCTCGTAAAGCTTTGGCGGCGCGTAAGGGGCCAATCCTTCCTATTTTAACGAAAAGTGACATGATTGAGCGCTGTATCATTGAGCGCCATATTTGTGTGGATACGACGGCTTCTGGAGGAAATGTTTCTTTACTTACAGGGGTTTAG
- a CDS encoding beta strand repeat-containing protein, translated as MNFKNQSRNLRQKLVVSTACVATIAAFGAPAVSALTEAGQSIQNQAVATYNDSLGNTYTAQSNLASVVVKQVYFATLDGDQTRVAASNQTAYFPHVLTNTGNGPDTFTISVAQDNTTADSGDFSNLDVYIDSNDNGVVDAGEVLASTVTLAAGEKVSVVVAGLIPTATDGQTFGSTLTVTSANGTIEDITTGKGLDGLDGTNEDTVTISGDAVLSVIKSSVHDEENNEITYTVTVSNTGNIAATDVSIFDGIPAGTTLKAGSVLYSGFGTAIDPLDLDADNDVLGEVALGIDINGDNDLLDTSEAQLGIDLDGDGVLDGTGKDGVYGFDSALAPGSSVNLSFTVEYDQSLLGAGAEIKNTAHVSADLDGDGLTNEGFISSNTTLSISPQDYSVDATDTGVGEDDTVNDGGDDDGAANDIQEVATAQAGELVLFKHVITNTGNGTDTFGLDIANQTNFPAGTSYTIWNETGTVQLLNTNGRDGVDTGPMASGSSLTVLVKVQLPSGSGSVAGTSTYDLIATSSEDPSGTPSSNATQGRLLEIVAPTVDLSNDTADNNALLNKDVYNNDAVAVTTEVANPGDSVDFTLVIQNDSQVADSFQLGAGQSFIGGTLGSLPAGWNVTFRDPSGTIVTTTPSIGAGATLTLTATVSIPSTPTQSLADREFVIDDNGNDTVDTNGDGDGDYAIFFRVASVNTGASDIKLDAVDVSAREDITLFQDNSGQIQPGGSIDYPHTVRNDGNTVEAVSLAAVSGTTGWSNNVLIDTDGVDGPDTPFAALTTGDTLYYLDASSNLVAGTLDANGDLSLESGESLPFIVRAFAPTSAPNGQLDIITVTADFNLGADTVTNVDRSEVVNSQLRMTKTASVDASCADIATDNLGPDVGFTGASGTAAPADCVVWQVVATNTGVDTISTIDITDSIPAYSTYAAGTLRICAGNAGQGVTEACTFTQLTDAAADDEGTYANQDIRYTLGQGANEIITNGELASGQSVTVRFSSIVE; from the coding sequence ATGAATTTTAAGAATCAAAGTCGCAATCTGCGACAGAAACTCGTTGTGTCTACAGCCTGTGTCGCAACTATTGCTGCCTTTGGCGCTCCAGCCGTATCAGCTTTAACAGAAGCTGGACAATCAATTCAAAACCAAGCCGTGGCGACCTATAATGACTCGCTTGGCAATACATATACGGCTCAGTCGAATTTGGCCTCAGTCGTTGTAAAGCAAGTTTACTTTGCAACGCTTGACGGAGACCAAACTCGCGTAGCGGCTTCTAATCAAACGGCTTATTTCCCACATGTGTTAACCAATACAGGTAACGGGCCTGATACATTCACGATCTCCGTTGCTCAGGATAACACGACGGCAGATAGCGGCGATTTCTCAAATCTCGATGTCTATATAGACTCTAATGATAATGGTGTGGTTGATGCGGGTGAAGTCCTTGCGTCGACTGTCACGCTCGCCGCTGGTGAGAAGGTGAGTGTTGTTGTTGCCGGTCTTATCCCAACAGCGACGGATGGTCAGACATTCGGTTCAACATTGACGGTAACCTCTGCCAATGGAACCATTGAGGATATCACAACAGGTAAAGGCCTTGATGGTCTGGATGGTACAAATGAAGATACCGTCACAATCTCTGGCGATGCCGTACTAAGCGTTATTAAGTCTTCTGTTCACGACGAAGAAAATAATGAAATTACCTATACGGTTACGGTTTCAAACACAGGTAATATCGCTGCGACAGATGTCTCTATCTTTGACGGTATTCCTGCTGGCACAACTTTGAAGGCTGGCTCCGTTCTTTATTCTGGTTTTGGTACAGCGATTGATCCGCTTGACCTTGATGCCGATAATGATGTGCTAGGCGAAGTTGCCCTCGGTATCGATATTAATGGCGATAATGATTTGCTTGATACAAGCGAAGCGCAATTGGGTATTGACCTTGATGGCGACGGCGTTCTTGATGGAACAGGTAAAGACGGTGTCTATGGTTTTGACAGCGCTTTGGCGCCTGGCTCCAGCGTGAATTTGAGCTTTACAGTTGAATATGACCAGTCTTTGCTTGGCGCAGGGGCGGAAATCAAGAATACAGCGCATGTATCGGCTGATCTTGATGGTGATGGCCTCACCAATGAAGGTTTCATCTCTTCTAACACGACCCTTTCAATCTCCCCGCAGGATTATTCGGTTGATGCGACGGATACGGGAGTCGGCGAAGATGATACAGTCAATGATGGCGGTGATGATGATGGCGCCGCGAATGATATTCAAGAGGTTGCTACGGCACAAGCTGGTGAACTCGTCTTGTTCAAGCACGTTATTACAAACACAGGTAACGGAACGGATACGTTCGGGCTTGATATTGCCAATCAAACGAACTTCCCAGCCGGGACGAGCTATACGATTTGGAATGAAACCGGTACGGTTCAGCTCTTAAATACGAATGGCCGAGACGGCGTTGATACAGGGCCTATGGCATCTGGTTCATCTTTGACCGTCCTTGTGAAAGTTCAATTGCCTTCAGGCAGCGGCAGCGTAGCCGGGACAAGCACTTATGATTTGATTGCAACGTCTTCTGAAGATCCTTCAGGTACGCCGTCATCTAACGCTACACAGGGCCGTCTATTAGAGATTGTCGCACCGACGGTCGACCTTTCAAATGACACAGCCGATAACAACGCGTTATTGAACAAAGATGTGTATAATAACGATGCAGTGGCTGTAACCACTGAGGTTGCAAATCCAGGTGACTCTGTTGATTTTACTCTTGTAATTCAGAATGATAGCCAAGTTGCGGATAGTTTCCAATTGGGTGCTGGGCAGAGCTTTATAGGCGGAACATTGGGAAGCCTACCTGCGGGTTGGAATGTCACATTCCGTGACCCAAGCGGCACGATTGTAACGACGACACCGTCTATTGGAGCTGGAGCCACACTTACGCTTACAGCGACTGTCAGTATTCCAAGTACACCAACACAATCCTTAGCTGACCGCGAGTTTGTTATTGATGATAACGGTAATGACACAGTGGATACAAATGGTGATGGTGATGGCGATTATGCGATCTTCTTCCGCGTCGCATCTGTGAATACCGGGGCGTCGGACATCAAACTAGACGCTGTTGATGTGAGTGCCCGTGAAGATATCACATTGTTCCAAGATAACTCGGGTCAGATTCAACCCGGTGGTTCAATTGATTATCCGCATACTGTCCGTAACGATGGTAACACAGTGGAAGCGGTCTCTTTGGCGGCTGTCAGCGGCACGACAGGTTGGTCGAATAATGTCTTGATCGATACTGATGGTGTTGATGGACCAGACACACCGTTTGCGGCTCTAACAACAGGTGACACGCTTTACTATCTTGATGCGTCATCCAATCTCGTAGCCGGAACACTTGATGCGAATGGTGATTTATCCCTTGAATCAGGTGAAAGCTTGCCGTTCATCGTCCGAGCCTTTGCACCGACGAGCGCGCCAAATGGCCAACTCGACATTATTACGGTGACAGCGGACTTTAACCTTGGCGCAGATACCGTCACAAATGTTGACCGTTCCGAAGTCGTGAACTCTCAGTTGAGAATGACAAAAACGGCCTCAGTTGATGCCAGCTGTGCGGATATTGCAACCGATAACCTTGGCCCTGATGTAGGCTTTACAGGGGCATCTGGTACAGCAGCGCCTGCAGATTGTGTTGTCTGGCAAGTTGTTGCGACGAATACCGGTGTAGATACAATTTCAACGATTGATATCACCGATAGTATTCCGGCTTACTCAACATATGCGGCAGGAACCTTACGTATCTGTGCCGGTAATGCTGGGCAGGGCGTCACAGAAGCCTGTACCTTTACGCAGTTAACGGACGCGGCAGCGGATGATGAAGGCACATATGCCAATCAAGACATCCGTTACACGCTTGGCCAAGGCGCGAATGAGATCATCACAAATGGTGAACTCGCATCTGGTCAAAGTGTGACCGTTCGCTTCTCAAGCATCGTCGAATAG
- a CDS encoding thymidine kinase, whose translation MAKIYFSFSAMNAGKSAILLQSAYNYQERGMSTLLMKPALDTRDPKADHIVSRIGLNAQADLFTAETDLEAHISAAHAKKPINCVLLDEAQFLTKEQVWQLSRIADYHRIPVMCYGLRTDFRGELFPGSATLLAIADDIRELRTLCWCGRKATMTLRLDASGDAVTEGEQIEVGGNEKYISLCRKHWAEKNPNNA comes from the coding sequence GTGGCTAAAATATATTTCAGTTTTTCGGCCATGAATGCCGGTAAATCAGCGATTCTCCTGCAATCCGCTTATAATTATCAAGAACGCGGCATGAGCACGCTATTGATGAAGCCTGCTCTCGATACGCGCGACCCTAAGGCCGATCACATCGTCTCGCGCATCGGGTTGAATGCACAGGCCGACCTGTTTACCGCTGAAACAGACCTAGAAGCCCATATTTCTGCGGCCCACGCTAAAAAGCCGATAAACTGCGTACTCTTGGATGAAGCGCAGTTTTTAACCAAAGAACAAGTATGGCAACTCTCTCGAATAGCAGATTATCACCGCATTCCCGTCATGTGTTATGGACTACGCACAGATTTTCGAGGCGAGCTCTTCCCCGGCAGCGCCACTTTATTGGCCATCGCAGATGACATCAGAGAATTACGCACATTATGTTGGTGTGGACGCAAAGCCACAATGACTTTGCGCCTTGATGCCAGCGGCGACGCCGTTACAGAAGGCGAGCAAATTGAAGTCGGCGGCAATGAAAAATATATCAGCCTCTGCCGTAAACATTGGGCAGAAAAAAACCCCAACAACGCTTAG
- a CDS encoding DUF11 domain-containing protein: protein MSAGAPHTVAHLGHPHPPLLQFYEVNHVYVLALPIRRGDYSGVKQAFTKVTNTNNRLSIGWTRICRIFSEKKSLRTSLGAVCFSILLQNTAQSAPPRAGTTIVNQATIVYIDENGTEQSTTTNEVILFVQQVFSAELTNDVSRVSIPDAEPEFVHTLTNTGNGSDNYCISASQAETDSGDFADLEVYRDIDRDGVVSIGDPLLWDLASAPTPTQITLESGEVMQLIVRGYVPATAIPLEQYALDLLVSSTEGTAICNTGVVTDTGTNSDATDGTNRDIVTISDDAVLEISKASTYNAGDISTLSDDTIDYQVTIKNTGLTSADDIVIEDILASTVSFQSFGTHDGDFSAGPTHLSGTISATALTLLPDEVLILRYSVAVDPTIGLNGESRLIENTAKVTADLDGDGNAEPELTSNTTRDEAAPLYAVNLTDIGGVASAGVNDGADDDETVNDLQLVDVAAPGDTVYFRLDVTNQGNVTDTFNFIPQSSTGWLSSASLRYLNVDFATPLLDTNGDNIADTGILAPNETLSFVVAATMAYGVPAGPHDLTLEATSAGRATINDDAGIRVLNSISPAVDLANTIGAVGLNDGGAVDADPRSSVTTTNSAQAGSVTTFDLFVANEGEGQDNYSLSAAADLSGTALPEGWTVSFTSLSDEPIASTGLIQANSVFSFKAHVSVPAASDTNITQSIFFKVESALTNLSDIKQDAVTVEAETPDASIYIGPDLATQISACGIRDNIHFIRNEGNTEEHIILAVDSQTLFQSDIRIPTQVIDNEAESYVSQSSLSVGDSVAVFSGSDWQLKLLVSDGAGGIAIPLAPKEQTKTLLHITAPCAAASGAVDILTLSATTSDGDAVSTLTDKTTVSDARVDLEKLGALDSNCDFIADANYSDLQVQAEPGHCVLWQISLKNASSQMVCDVNIKDTAPDFTSFSPTPPSLVQPSPGTGGCTISGIEIGCSVGNSADSDGDGNAEDFCLRSGETAQVTFAVQIN, encoded by the coding sequence ATGAGTGCAGGTGCTCCACATACTGTGGCTCATTTAGGGCACCCTCATCCTCCTCTTTTGCAATTTTACGAGGTCAACCACGTTTATGTTTTGGCCTTGCCAATTCGACGAGGGGACTACTCTGGCGTGAAGCAGGCTTTTACAAAAGTCACAAATACCAACAATCGACTCTCGATTGGATGGACACGCATATGTCGAATTTTCTCTGAAAAAAAATCACTACGGACGAGCCTCGGCGCCGTGTGTTTCTCAATTTTACTGCAAAATACTGCACAATCAGCGCCGCCTAGAGCGGGTACGACAATCGTGAATCAAGCCACGATTGTCTATATCGATGAAAACGGCACAGAGCAGTCAACAACGACAAATGAAGTTATTCTGTTCGTACAGCAGGTCTTCTCTGCGGAACTTACGAATGATGTTTCCCGAGTTTCGATTCCGGATGCCGAGCCAGAATTTGTTCATACCCTAACGAATACGGGTAATGGATCTGATAATTATTGTATTAGTGCGAGCCAAGCCGAAACAGATTCTGGAGACTTTGCCGATCTAGAGGTTTACCGCGACATCGACCGAGATGGCGTTGTATCTATCGGTGACCCGCTCTTATGGGATCTAGCCTCTGCTCCTACACCAACGCAAATTACGTTGGAGAGCGGGGAGGTAATGCAGCTCATCGTTCGTGGATATGTACCCGCTACGGCTATTCCATTGGAACAATATGCATTGGACTTGCTTGTCTCTTCAACCGAAGGCACTGCTATCTGTAACACGGGTGTTGTGACCGATACGGGTACAAATAGCGACGCAACGGATGGGACCAACCGCGATATTGTCACCATTAGTGACGATGCTGTCTTAGAAATTTCAAAGGCATCGACCTATAATGCGGGGGATATCTCAACCCTGAGTGACGACACGATTGATTATCAGGTTACGATTAAAAATACGGGCCTTACATCTGCTGATGACATCGTCATCGAAGACATCTTGGCGAGCACTGTATCATTTCAATCTTTCGGGACCCATGATGGAGATTTTTCAGCCGGGCCAACTCATTTATCTGGAACCATTTCAGCCACTGCGTTGACTTTATTACCAGATGAGGTCCTGATATTGCGGTATTCTGTGGCTGTTGACCCGACTATAGGGTTGAACGGTGAGTCGCGCCTCATTGAAAATACAGCAAAAGTTACAGCTGACTTAGACGGTGATGGAAATGCTGAACCTGAATTAACGTCAAATACGACACGCGATGAGGCCGCGCCGCTCTATGCCGTCAATTTAACAGATATTGGCGGAGTTGCTTCTGCGGGCGTGAATGACGGTGCTGATGATGATGAAACCGTCAATGACCTCCAGCTTGTGGATGTCGCGGCTCCAGGTGACACGGTCTATTTCCGCTTGGATGTAACGAACCAAGGTAATGTCACAGATACATTCAATTTTATCCCACAATCTTCTACGGGGTGGTTAAGCAGTGCGAGCCTGCGCTATCTTAATGTTGATTTTGCTACGCCATTATTAGACACAAATGGCGATAACATCGCCGATACCGGTATTTTAGCGCCTAATGAAACATTGTCCTTTGTTGTGGCCGCGACCATGGCCTACGGCGTCCCGGCAGGGCCGCATGATTTGACATTAGAGGCGACATCGGCCGGCCGTGCGACAATAAATGATGATGCAGGCATTCGTGTTTTAAACTCGATTTCCCCCGCCGTTGATCTCGCAAATACTATCGGGGCAGTTGGACTCAATGATGGCGGGGCGGTTGATGCCGATCCTCGTTCCAGCGTGACGACAACAAACTCTGCCCAAGCGGGCAGTGTGACAACTTTCGATTTGTTCGTGGCGAATGAAGGAGAAGGGCAGGACAATTATTCACTCAGCGCGGCGGCGGATTTGTCGGGTACAGCCTTGCCTGAAGGCTGGACGGTCTCGTTTACGTCGCTATCGGATGAACCCATTGCTTCAACAGGTTTAATTCAGGCCAATAGCGTCTTTTCATTCAAAGCACATGTCAGTGTACCTGCGGCGTCGGATACTAACATTACGCAGTCAATATTTTTTAAGGTAGAATCGGCCCTTACTAACCTTAGCGATATTAAACAGGATGCGGTAACCGTTGAGGCAGAGACGCCTGACGCGTCTATCTATATCGGCCCAGATTTAGCGACACAGATTTCGGCTTGTGGAATTCGGGATAATATCCATTTCATTCGGAATGAAGGGAATACAGAAGAGCACATCATTCTGGCCGTAGACAGTCAGACTTTATTCCAAAGCGATATCAGAATTCCGACTCAAGTAATTGATAATGAAGCGGAAAGTTATGTTAGCCAGTCTAGCCTTTCAGTGGGTGATTCTGTTGCCGTGTTCTCTGGTAGTGATTGGCAATTAAAACTGTTGGTGTCGGACGGAGCTGGCGGCATCGCTATTCCATTGGCACCTAAAGAACAGACTAAAACCCTATTGCACATCACAGCGCCTTGTGCTGCGGCGAGTGGCGCCGTTGATATATTGACCTTGTCTGCCACTACGTCAGATGGGGATGCTGTTTCAACATTGACCGATAAAACTACGGTTTCTGATGCGCGTGTAGATCTAGAAAAATTAGGGGCATTGGATAGCAATTGTGATTTCATTGCGGATGCTAATTACTCAGATCTACAGGTTCAAGCAGAGCCGGGGCATTGTGTTCTTTGGCAGATTTCTTTGAAAAACGCATCATCACAAATGGTGTGTGATGTGAACATCAAAGACACTGCGCCTGATTTCACGTCATTTTCGCCGACACCACCGAGCCTTGTTCAGCCGTCACCTGGCACGGGAGGTTGCACTATTTCTGGTATCGAAATTGGGTGTTCGGTCGGGAATTCTGCGGATTCCGATGGAGACGGGAACGCAGAGGATTTTTGTCTTCGAAGCGGAGAGACAGCCCAAGTCACCTTCGCTGTTCAAATTAACTAA
- a CDS encoding dipeptide epimerase — MPILKLTAEIIRKPLVKPFAIATGSRDYQDVLYVTLSDGQYLGRGAATGVKYLGLTPDICLQQVKEIQHALKTTITRQELLTLLPPTGARFAIDSALWELEAARQNTTVATLLGINPKPVKTAFTIVLDTPEAMADQARAEAWRPLLKVKLGGSTQHEIERIHAVRNAAPKAQLVIDANAAWTGEQFSAYAPTIAELGYDLLEQPFAIGQDNQLADYAHSLPLCADESFQDLHDLDRAAKYYDAVNIKLDKCGGLTAALDIEKAARERGLKIFIGCMLAPTQAIAPAFLLAQKADYVDLDGPFWFTDKDKQVRLTDQGLFDVIPQELWGTGQKL; from the coding sequence ATGCCTATTCTCAAACTTACGGCCGAAATTATTCGAAAGCCCCTTGTAAAGCCCTTCGCTATCGCCACAGGCTCAAGGGATTATCAGGATGTGCTGTATGTAACCTTGTCTGACGGGCAATATTTAGGGCGCGGCGCCGCTACCGGTGTGAAATATCTGGGATTAACACCCGACATTTGCCTGCAACAAGTCAAGGAGATACAGCACGCTCTAAAGACCACAATAACACGGCAAGAGCTTCTCACCCTCCTCCCGCCAACAGGCGCACGTTTCGCAATAGACTCCGCGCTTTGGGAGTTAGAAGCGGCGCGGCAAAATACAACTGTGGCCACCCTGCTCGGTATAAATCCAAAACCCGTCAAAACGGCTTTCACGATTGTGTTGGACACGCCAGAAGCTATGGCTGACCAAGCGAGAGCTGAGGCTTGGCGACCCCTTTTGAAAGTAAAACTCGGCGGATCAACTCAGCACGAAATCGAGAGAATACACGCCGTAAGAAATGCGGCTCCCAAAGCCCAATTAGTGATTGATGCAAATGCGGCTTGGACGGGCGAACAGTTCTCTGCCTATGCCCCGACCATAGCCGAGTTAGGCTATGATCTGTTGGAACAACCCTTCGCTATTGGACAGGATAATCAACTCGCCGATTACGCCCATAGTTTGCCGCTTTGTGCAGATGAGAGTTTTCAAGACCTCCACGATTTAGATCGCGCCGCAAAATACTATGATGCGGTGAATATCAAGCTGGATAAATGCGGCGGTTTAACAGCGGCATTGGACATAGAGAAAGCGGCGCGAGAGCGTGGTTTGAAAATATTCATCGGCTGTATGCTCGCCCCAACTCAGGCCATCGCCCCCGCCTTTCTGCTTGCTCAGAAAGCAGACTATGTCGATCTCGACGGCCCCTTTTGGTTTACCGATAAAGACAAACAAGTCCGCCTAACGGACCAAGGTTTATTCGACGTCATCCCGCAGGAGCTTTGGGGAACGGGCCAAAAACTTTGA